The Bactrocera dorsalis isolate Fly_Bdor chromosome 3, ASM2337382v1, whole genome shotgun sequence genomic interval ctcaaccATTTATCTGTCAAATCTACTCTAGAAATTAGGGtagtaaatgtatataaaaagtatcaaataaaaatactacCTTTTGAACAAGCTGAAATGAGACccagacaaaaacaaaagctttcGACAATCAGCTGTTGCTGATAAATGATTCCTAAAGCATTCCattcatttgtttattaacTTCATTGATAAAAAGTAGCTTCAATTGTAAACTTTCAATTTGTTAAATTCTGTTAAGAAATGTTATTGTCACGTAGCCTGTCGCTATCAGTAATGACAaagcaattatattttaataccaTCAAGCAAGGACTTAGCACGGGAGTCAGTGGTAGTGGCGCTATAAAACGAATTTGTATAGTCGGCGGCGGACCGGCAGGCTTTTATGCCGCACAATATATATTGAAACATCTTAGTGACTGTGCCGtggatttaattgaaaaattaccaGTTCCATTCGGCTTGGTTCGGTAAGTGTAACCGATGACGTTAGCTTGGcggcaaaaacaaattaattatttatgttaatAAAGAGTTGGTGATTAAAACAACATCTTAAAATCGggtatttcattaaatttacaatatttatattttaaacaaatttttttgtaaattgtttaCTTGTTACTCCTTTTCACCTTGtgatcaataaaataataaattgagtGCTCAAACACTGTGGAGAAAGTAGCTAGTGTTTGtagataaatttatttgtacatatacactTATACCTTGAATAGGGTTGATAAGTAAAACACGAAGTTTTTAAACagccaaaaggaaacgtcggaaaaccacaatttttcaaatatcattCTAAACTTTTCATCTGTGCTTTTCATTCAAGGAAGCTGATAATTTGCCATACATTTCttgtttattataaacattgttCGCCTAAGAaaagtatacatttttattcTAAAGCCAATAGGTAAATTCTGTTAAATATGTCACTTACAGTTACGGCGTTGCGCCCGATCATCCTGAGGTGAAAAACGTTATCAATACTTTTAATAAAACAGCAGAGCATAAAGACTTCAATTTTTACGGCAACATAGCATTAGGCAAAGATATAAGCTTAGAAGACTTGCGTAAGCGTTATCATGCCGTTctactcacatatggagctgATCAAGATCGGCAGTTGAATATACCTAATGAGGACCGAACGAATGTGCTGTCTGCACGTAAATTTGTGGCGTGGTATAATGGTCTACCCGGCGCACAACATCTGAATCCCGACCTGAGCGGAAATACTGTAGCTATTTTAGGTCAGGGCAACGTAGCGGTGGATGCGGCGCGTATGCTGCTCAGCTCATTGGATGCATTACGGGTTGGTAATAAAGTTAATatcataatttatattattttaacgtGTTCAATATGTTTAGAAAACAGATACTACTGAGTATGCGCTGGAAGCGCTTTCCCGAAGTAAAGTACAGCAGGTTTATTTGGTTGGACGACGTGGTCCACTTCAGGCGGCTTTTACCATAAAAGAATTGCGCGAGATGCTGAAACTACCAAATGTTCAAACCTTATGGAGACCTGATGATTTTACAGGCAactaactttaatttaaatttttaaaccataacgtttaaatataaaaacaaattgttattTAAAGATGTACCTGCACAATTAGCCAACCTGCCACGCCCGCGTAAACGTCTCACCGAATTGATGTTGAAAAGCTTGTCAGAACAGGCTGGTAGCAGTAGTGctaaaaataagcgttttttaccAATATTCTTGCGTGCACCAAAAGCAATTGGGGAGAATGAAGTGGAATTAACTGTTACGAAGCTGCAAAATGACATGGCCGTTCCAACTGATCAAACCGAACATCTGCAAACTGATTTGGTGCTGCGTAGCATAGGCTACAAATCTACTTGCGTCGATGGTGGCATATGTTTCGACGAGCGGAGTGGACGTGTGCACAATGAGAATGGTAAATGCGCTTAAAAGCTCTCacgcatatatatgtaattattatttactgttatatatttttggtgtAGGACGAGTCTTGCGTGATGCTGTTAGTAAAACAGTAGACCCAGGCATATATGTAGCAGGTTGGTTAGGTACAGGACCCACAGGTGTTATTCTCACCACCATGAATGGAGCATTTACCGTTGCGAAAACAATATGTGATGACATTTTGTCAAACAAGTTGGATACTAGCACGGCCAAAGCGGGCTTGGATACGAAGCAATTACATCGTGTTGTAACATGGAGACATTGGCAACGCATCGATGAAGCTGAAACTCAAGCTGGTAAAGTGTTGGGGAAACCACGCGAGAAGTTTGTGGATGTGGAAGAAATGCTTAAGGTGGCAGGGCTGTAAATTATAGAAATAGCTTAGAATTTAAGTAGaaagaataaaaacaatttatatttttctatttcacgacatttatctatttataattgttaaaaaaaatgatgaacTTGTTAAAGtctaaaaatagttttgtaaaaaattttatgaaaaagagcaaatgtatgaaaaatagaACGCAAAAATTAGAAGtgtagaaaatttgtaaaaaatagcatagaaaaatattcggcaaaataaaatttgcagtgattttgagaaaaataatataaatttaaataaattaagcagATATCATGGATTTGGTTATTACCCCAGAACCGCATTACATTCCTGGGTGAGTTATTCTTAACGCTAAGGTCACTTCGGAAGTAacatgatattttttattaattactaaCAGCTATACTGGTCATTGTCCACAATTTCGTTTTCGTGCGGGTAAAACATATGGAAAATTAACGCATAAATTACTTATCGATCCCTGTGTCATACATGCACCCGAATTAATTGTGACACCTTCAAATCGTGCACCAATTTCATTGGTCTACCCGACTACACTAGAAACAGAGCTCCTGGATAGACGTGAAAAATATGTGGATCCCGTTTATCGTAATCCTATAATTCCCGGTTATGATGGTTTCGTACCAAATCTGGCATCGAAAGTTGGCAAACGATACATTGCTGCGGCCACAGCTGGTATGGCTGAACATGAACTACTAATGGATCAGTTACGTTGCGAACGCAGAAACTTGATGCATCGAGATCTTTTGGGTAGTGGATTTGgtgtgtttgaaaataaaatgaacgAACGCATGGTGAGCGATATGCCAATTGTATTGGAAACAAATTATGtgtgaaattatatgttttagCTACCTTATACACATTATCGTTCGCCACTGATGCCGGTGAATGCGCGTTCGAAAGCCTTTAAAAAATTGGACTGTAGTTTTATGGAGAAAAAAGAGCCATATTCCAAATCGACTGTACCACACTTCATGGAAAACGATGATGAGGAGAAATATATTGTTAatggtattatatttttagctttaaTACACTAGGTACATATGgtgtacttttttttaatccaacctgcctttatttataaattcggTTGCCATTAACAACGTTCACCAACTGACACACTTCAGAGCAAAAATTTAACTGATATACTACAAATGTTGAATTTCTTTAGATAACTTATTGCAATATTAATTTGGACCATAATCGATCCAACAAATTCACTTACTTAAATTcaagttcataaatttttaacGTGTAAAGTTTTAGTTTGTATTAATTAACAGAATACATTGAAATGTCGTATTCCACGCGTAACTGCAACTTAcgattatttgaattttaatctaaaccttcacaatattttatttttatctttattagGTTACGGTGGTCATATACCAATGGCGTTGACACGTTTTGGCGAAACTAGCAAACAATTGACTAACAGTGCACTATGTGAGTTCACCAATAATTACCATCACAGAAGAAGTGCTGAGTGGTGTCCACAAGAAAATGCCGGTATTGGGAGTTCTTGCCCGAATACTGGTCACTTTGTTATCTATCATCGTACAATTGGAATGGTGCCGAAATATGCAGGTCACGTACCAGGAGAAACTTTCACATTCGGGCGTACGTTTGGTGATGCTACTGTAGATGCAAAGCATTGGCTGGCACTGCATAAGGACTAATCAAATAACTATGATTCGTGCAtatgaaaacaaatatacaaattcgTAATTTCTGTAAATAGTCCATTTTGTAGTTTGTtatagtataaatattatttttgttgaaaatttagtacttaatatacaatgtatgtacattaaaataagaaaaaattaacagttttaagtatatataaaagttaCGAGTTTTATTCGTAGAGATTGAGCTTTTCTTGTAAGCCAGCAATTTCCCTCAACAACTTATTGTTATCTTGCTGatatttaaattgcttttcCTTTAATGCGTCAATGAGTCGTTGCTGTGCAGCGCTGtttaaacataaataacatttaagTAATGGTGtgcacaaataaaattatttatttgttataattaaatgaattaaaacgcGTTAGCTTTACTGCGCTTGAAATCAACATTGGcagtaatttaatttatataataaactataTAAGTTACTTACCTCATTTCTGCTTTTATCGCTTCAAGTTTGTTTACTTCCTCTTGCATTGCTCTAAGTTTGTCTTCTAATACTTTATTTTGGTCCTCTGTTGTTTTCTCAACAACATTTAGTTCATTTTTGACATCTCTAGTAAGTATGCCAAGTGTGTTCATTTTATCCATCAACTGTTGCTGTGGCTAAATATAAGAATACTGTTCAATACCGTTGACTTTATTTAGTTGTACAGtgtattaccaaaaaaaataattcatctGCTCCAAGCGATTTTTGCATTTGCTGCTCCAGTGTGAACCGCCAATCTTTATAATCTTTATGAAAACGCTCTAACAATTCATTAACTCTTCGTCCACCCAACTGAAATAGACCAAGTTCGCTTTGCATTCGCTTCGATAATTGCTGGGGCAAAATTTCGTCCTCTTTTTTGCCATGTGTAATTGCAAATATGtctcttaaatatttttcctttaaagcCTGCGAATCTTTTTTTGAGTTTCTCAATTTTTCGCAGGATGCTTCCAACTGTGAGATTTCATCAACCTATAAATATTAACAGTAAAATTTGTAGTCATTAAATTGAATACTATCCCGTTTACCAACTGAGAAATAAAGTTGTGAAGAAAAGTCTCAACCAATGTATTGTCCACtatttcaacattatttttaatgagttcAATGTAAGGAAATCTCGGGAAATCCATTGCAAACttgaattcaataatttttattaaacaattgtTATTCTAACGGAAGCGGAAACCAAATGAAGTACAGTATATGAAATGTAtaggaatatatatatacatatatgattcatatataaaagtatataacaACAGTTGTCTAAAGTAGCAAGTGTTGCCATTGcaccaaaaaactaaaaacacagAACACTAGTTCGTACTGTACTCACTAAAAATTATCATAGATTCCCCACTAAGAATTCGGTGCATGTAGATATATAAAGGAATAGTTAACGAAGAAAGCAAACGCAAAATTGGAATGTGAGTGGACCAATATAGAAATTTCAACATAGTTTGTGTTGAACAATACGGGAGTGATGCAGTTAGAATAATAATTCAATAGATCTGTGCACATCTTCTCAAAAATAAAGTTTGTTGGGTGATGAAATGGTGAGCGGTTCATGTATTAGTTAAAAGTggtattatttacaatttgctaGTGTCCCAGAGgtacaataaaatgaaaatctaAATTTCATAAGTACAAAAACGTAGAGAAATTAAGTTAAGTGCGTTTTTATCTGTACCTGCTGCAATTGACCAAAGAAGGTGGAGTGGATGAAAAAAGCGTAATACAAACCAAAGTGAAGGTGCCAGTGTtgcatatatattcatacaaagaAAGTGAAGTAGCGACGTAACGGCGGTAAATTATCATTGGTAAACAATGTCGCATTAtctgtatattaaaacaaaagataACCTAGAAAAGTACAGTATTTTGtcggtaaataaattttacttatgCTATATCTGCAAGTAAATTGGAAATTAAGGTATAATCGCTTTTAAGAACTTGAATATTCAAATGGGTATGTGTGGGAGTATGTAATTGTGTGTAACAAGCGGTTGCATATATTGTTGTCTCACTTGCACGAGCACTTGTTTACGTTTGCATCGGCATGGATATTGCAAAATGTTGAAATCTCTTTTCACAAATGCATCGTAGAGAGAGAaacgtataaataaatatgttagttTAGAAAGAAGATGGCAAAATATTGATGATTGTATTTGTCTGAATTGAAAATCGTTAAAATGTGTGAAACAGAATGCATAGAAAGGTGATAAATAAGTGCTGTATTATTTACAACTGGAATAACAGGTTTGCTATGGAGTCATTGGTAATAGTATGAAATTAGATAATAAAATATGCTCTAAAATTATTCCGAAATAAagcgaaaattgtttttatgtattaaataattGAAGGTTTTAAGTTTAGCAAACAGTTTTGATAAAACTAggctttgcattttttattttttcaaataattgaatttttttttgtttaatccaAATTTGTTTAGCAGGTTAGAGCGGATAAGGCTTTTTTTATAGCATTCCGATAAGAACTTCAGCATTTCGCGGCATTACTTCTAAACTCTCTgtattgttaaattattttggaaatattatgTCGAACAGAATCATTTTCTAGGTTTTTTCTTCTATTCTAATCTGATTATTGGAATCGAATATTAAGTATGCAAAATGACATTAGAAACATGTTATAAAAGTAATGTGTGCTGGAAATtgttttcggaaaaatttttattaaaaaccttGTAATATAATGACTTTAACAACACTATGAATTCATTACAATGAGCATATTCGGGAAAACAAATAGTGTCTAGTTAAATCcaaatttattctttaataaaatttttgtttccggCTGTTtagtgtatgaaaaaaataaatttcgaccAGTACTAGCAAATGCAACCCTATGTACAAGGAAAGAGAAAACAAAGCACGTAAACTTCATTGTATGTCGTACTTCGTCCACTACACTACAATTTTACGTCGTTGCAGCGAAAAATTTTTGTTGCGCTGATATTcttaaaaaagtgtaaaattataTTGTGATAGCAACTATAACTCTTTGCTAAagttgtttttgaaataaaatttagtgcGAATAgctaaaatgtgaaatttatatAGTGAAAAATTTGtgatcccaaaaaaaaaaacaatagaaaaattttccaatCTGCGAGAACCGCATACGcggtaaattatatatttccatCTCTTTTGTGCAAATGTTATCTCTCCCATCCGAATCTCACGTAGAATGGAATCTAGTAAACGACTATAAGTGGGACTAAGAAAGGCTTATATGCAAATAGGAATAAATAAATCATTGAAAAGAGATAAACATTCCAGCTAGTCGAAGGCGCGAAAAACTCGAAACTAAAAGAAcagaaaaaataaaccaaaattgcaaagttttatattataaaaatatataataattaatatacttGGTAGTACAGTAAACGTTGAGATTAcagttaaaaaattgtgttttgtgTTTATCTACAGTTGGTCGGACTAAAAGGCCaatgaaatgcattttttcgccTGCTGTGAAAGagt includes:
- the LOC105224661 gene encoding uncharacterized protein LOC105224661 isoform X1 — translated: MDFPRFPYIELIKNNVEIVDNTLVETFLHNFISQLVDEISQLEASCEKLRNSKKDSQALKEKYLRDIFAITHGKKEDEILPQQLSKRMQSELGLFQLGGRRVNELLERFHKDYKDWRFTLEQQMQKSLGADELFFLPQQQLMDKMNTLGILTRDVKNELNVVEKTTEDQNKVLEDKLRAMQEEVNKLEAIKAEMSAAQQRLIDALKEKQFKYQQDNNKLLREIAGLQEKLNLYE
- the LOC105224661 gene encoding uncharacterized protein LOC105224661 isoform X3, which encodes MQHWHLHFGLYYAFFIHSTFFGQLQQVDEISQLEASCEKLRNSKKDSQALKEKYLRDIFAITHGKKEDEILPQQLSKRMQSELGLFQLGGRRVNELLERFHKDYKDWRFTLEQQMQKSLGADELFFLPQQQLMDKMNTLGILTRDVKNELNVVEKTTEDQNKVLEDKLRAMQEEVNKLEAIKAEMSAAQQRLIDALKEKQFKYQQDNNKLLREIAGLQEKLNLYE
- the LOC105224627 gene encoding NADPH:adrenodoxin oxidoreductase, mitochondrial — encoded protein: MLLSRSLSLSVMTKQLYFNTIKQGLSTGVSGSGAIKRICIVGGGPAGFYAAQYILKHLSDCAVDLIEKLPVPFGLVRYGVAPDHPEVKNVINTFNKTAEHKDFNFYGNIALGKDISLEDLRKRYHAVLLTYGADQDRQLNIPNEDRTNVLSARKFVAWYNGLPGAQHLNPDLSGNTVAILGQGNVAVDAARMLLSSLDALRKTDTTEYALEALSRSKVQQVYLVGRRGPLQAAFTIKELREMLKLPNVQTLWRPDDFTDVPAQLANLPRPRKRLTELMLKSLSEQAGSSSAKNKRFLPIFLRAPKAIGENEVELTVTKLQNDMAVPTDQTEHLQTDLVLRSIGYKSTCVDGGICFDERSGRVHNENGRVLRDAVSKTVDPGIYVAGWLGTGPTGVILTTMNGAFTVAKTICDDILSNKLDTSTAKAGLDTKQLHRVVTWRHWQRIDEAETQAGKVLGKPREKFVDVEEMLKVAGL
- the LOC105224626 gene encoding UPF0605 protein GA14893, producing MDLVITPEPHYIPGYTGHCPQFRFRAGKTYGKLTHKLLIDPCVIHAPELIVTPSNRAPISLVYPTTLETELLDRREKYVDPVYRNPIIPGYDGFVPNLASKVGKRYIAAATAGMAEHELLMDQLRCERRNLMHRDLLGSGFGVFENKMNERMLPYTHYRSPLMPVNARSKAFKKLDCSFMEKKEPYSKSTVPHFMENDDEEKYIVNGYGGHIPMALTRFGETSKQLTNSALCEFTNNYHHRRSAEWCPQENAGIGSSCPNTGHFVIYHRTIGMVPKYAGHVPGETFTFGRTFGDATVDAKHWLALHKD
- the LOC105224661 gene encoding uncharacterized protein LOC105224661 isoform X2 → MRHCLPMIIYRRYVATSLSLYEYICNTGTFTLVDEISQLEASCEKLRNSKKDSQALKEKYLRDIFAITHGKKEDEILPQQLSKRMQSELGLFQLGGRRVNELLERFHKDYKDWRFTLEQQMQKSLGADELFFLPQQQLMDKMNTLGILTRDVKNELNVVEKTTEDQNKVLEDKLRAMQEEVNKLEAIKAEMSAAQQRLIDALKEKQFKYQQDNNKLLREIAGLQEKLNLYE